TGCTGGAATGCCGCAAATAGCGGGTTTGCAGCCCGCCGTTTGCAGGTGCCGTCAGGCCGCGCAGATTTACTTTTAGCCACGGGACCCCTTGGACCAATGTTATCAGGATATGGAGCGTAGTTTATAAAACATAGCGGAACTCACATTCGCTATCCTCGGATAAATGAGCACTTTGAAAAAAATAGAGGAACTGAGATGCGCTAAATCGGTGGAAAATGGTGTGTGTACCGGATGAAAAGACAAATAGATCATCTCAGTTCCGCTAATTTTCAAAACTATCCGAAATGGACCCGCTTAGCGAACCATAGTTCCGCTAAGGCTCGCTTAACCTGACAACGTTTCCCCTTAGACAGGCCGGCCCCCGTGAGTTTGTTTTGCCCGAGGTGGCTTATGAGAGCTTATTTGGACTTATTGCAGGATATTTTGGATCACGGCGTGCAGAAGGAGGACCGCACCGGGACGGGGACGCTTTCCGTGTTCGGCCGGCAAATGCGCGTCGATTTGGCGCAGGGCTTCCCGCTGCTGACGACGAAAAAGCTTCATGTGAGATCGATTTTTCACGAGCTGCTTTGGTTTTTGAGCGGTGACACGAACATCAACTACTTGAAGGAAAACGATGTGACGATCTGGGACGAGTGGGCCGACGAGGACGGCAACCTCGGAAGAGTGTACGGCGCGCAGTGGCGCACTTGGCCGACTCCGGACGGACGGACGATCGACCAGATTTCACAGGTGATCGAGCAGATCAGGAAAAATCCCGACTCGAGAAGGCATCTCGTGAGCGCATGGAATGTGGCGGAGCTGGGTCAAATGGCTTTGCCGCCGTGCCATTACGCGTTTCAGTTTTATGTGGCGAACGGCAAGCTGTCGTGCATGTTCCAGATGAGGTCGGTCGATACGTTCCTCGGACTTCCGTTCAATCTGGCGTCCTACGCGCTGCTCACCCATATGGTGGCGGAGCAGTGTGATCTGGGAGTAGGCGACCTGGTGTGGACCGGGGGCGACGTGCACCTGTATTTGAACCACCTCGAGCAGGCCAAAAGGCAGCTTGCCCGCGAGCCTTATCCGCTGCCCAGACTGGTTATCAAGAGAAAGCCGGCATCGATTTTCGATTATAAATACGACGATTTTGAAATTGTCGATTATAAGCATCATAAAGGCATCATAGCTCCGATATCCGTATAAGCGGCAGGGAAATATAAAGTATGTTTGCAAACAATGCGCTCTACAAGCGGAAAAGGAAGGTGCCGGAGTGAGCATCCATTTTTTGTTGGCCATGGACGAAAACCGGGCGATCGGCCTGAACAATCAGCTTCCGTGGCGTTTGCCGGCCGATTTGGCCTACGTGAAAAAGCTGACGATGGGGCATACGCTGCTGATGGGGCGCAAAACGTACGAGTCTATCGGCAAGCCTCTCCCCGGGCGTAAAAACGTGGTCATGACGCAGCGGACGGATTACCGTCCGGAGGGCTGCGAGGTCGTACACAGCGTGGAGGAAGCGCTGGAGCGGTACCGGAACGACGAGCTGTTTATTTTCGGGGGCGCGGAAATTTTCAAGCTGTTTCTTCCGTACGCGGAACGGATGTACATAACGGAAATCGCGCACCGGTTCGAAGCCGACACCTGGTTCCCGGAGGTCGATATGTCGGAATGGAAGGAAGTATCGCGGACCGAAGGCGTTGTTGACGAGAAAAACAAGTATCCTCATGCGTTCGTCGTCTACGAGCGGCAAAATAAGGAATAAGATTCCGGGTGTTGGCGCATCTTAATGGATGCTGGAGTTGGGCAAATGAAGGACGGCGTCGGAAGCGCCGAAGTTTCGGCGAACCGCTGCCGCCGCCTTGCCAATACGCACCGGAAGGATGAGCGAACCTATGACCCAGGAAGAACAGCACCAAATGCGGGAGCGGCATGGCGTGGACAACGCCGAGAAGGCGATCCAGATGGTCAAATACGCCGAGATGGAAGTCAAGCAGGCCCGCGAGAAGTCCGATCCGAAGAGGCTGCAATCCGCGCTCGGCAAGCTGCAGAACGCCCAGCACATGGCCGACGATGCCCAGGCCCAGCTGGAGGAATTCGATAACCTGCACCATCATCAGGAGCTGGAGCAGGTGCAGCAGCAAACCCATCAATCGCTGCAGGATGCCGGCATTGCTTTGGAAGAGGCGCTTCAGCCGAAGCAGGTACGCTGAGGCTTATGACGCAATCCGGTCAATAACAGGCCGTACCGCCGCAGAAATGACCATAAGAGACCGTTCCGATCGGCCGACAGCCGATCAGGACGGTCTCTTTTCTATTGGATACGGAACAACCGCCCAATCCAAAATGTCCTGATCTAATACACTAGTGGAGAAAAAGGCAAAGGAGCTGATCATGACATTGAGTCGATTGACGGCAGTGGCACTGCAAAAGGCAGCGAGAAAAACGATTCCCGTTTATCGCACAATTGCTAACAATCCGATATACGCAGCTAAATTCACGGCAGCCATCCGCAGCAACAATCTGAGGGCGCTAAGTCGGCTGGTCGGAAGAGTCACTTCGGGTTTCAACGATTTGGGGGCCAACACGTTCGGATTTAACATCGGATTTCCGGCCCCGCCGCCGGCGAACCAGGTGGAAAATGCGACTCACACGAGGGAAAGCGTTCTTTTGACCGTCAGAAGCTTAAGAAGCATTTCGAGGAGAATTTTGCCGCTGTACCGGAAAATCCGCGACAACAGTACATTCGCAGCCCAGCTTGTCGCCGCAGCCAGAAACAGAGACAACGCAAGGATTCGCACCTTGATCTCGCCTCTTCTGCCGGCCGGCAGCCTGCTGCGGGTGCGAAGCAACAATTCAAGCATCCTTCTGGAGATCCGATCGTCGACAGGGGTTGTCTTTATCAATCAATTTTTTGTACTGTAAAAGATTGCCGTCACCAGGACCGCCCATATATGGCGGTCTTTCCCCTTTTTCGAGGCAAACGAATTTCTGCTAGAATGATCTCGAAGGCTGGGAGGGGGATCCGAATGAAATTCCAAAAAAACATATTCACCAAAATGAACGCGGTTATACTTATTTTTCTCATACCGGTCCTGCTGCTCTACGGCTTATCGAACCAGGCCAGCGTGCAGGTTGTCGAAGCTAATCTGCAGAAGGAGAACATGAATCAGCTGGAATTTTTCCGCAAGCAAATCGATGCGATGGCTTTAAGTTTGGCCATGAATGCGAGCACGCTCACTCGCGACCCTACGGTGATAGGGTTGGAAAACATCATGCTGACCGGCGACCGGCAGAAGATGTACCAAACCGAATCGACCGTTCAGGAAAAATTGACGCTGCAAAGTTCGGCGAGCAGCTGGAATAACGAAATTACGTTGTATTTTCCGACCGAGCGAAAAACGGTTTCCACTCTTTACCGTCAAGTGCCCTACGACGAAAAACAGCTGGACCGCGATACGCGGAAATCCGGCTGGATTTACCGTTCGGACCCCGACCGTCCGGACATGTCCTCCTTTGTGTATTACGCCGGAGGGCCGATCAGCGATAACGGCAGGCTCGAGCAAAGCGTGGTCGTGGTCGAGCTTGCCTTCTACGAGCAAAATATTACGTCGCTGCTGGACCAGCTCAAAACCGGCAGCAAAGGCGATCCGTTCATGGTGGACGGGCAGGGTCATTTCTCCTACAACCGCAGTTCCGACCGGGACAAAACGAACGAGGTGGCCGCAGCGCTGTACAAGCAGCCGCATCAGGACAAAGGGAGCTTCAATGCGGAAATCGCCGGCAAAACGTTCCTGGTCAATTACGTGTATTCGCAAGCTCTCGGGTTTTATATCGTCGACTATACGCCGATGGAGCAAATATTGTCGCCCATTACGGCGATCCGGAACTGGTTTTACTGCTGCATCGCGCTGCTGCTCGTAGTCGGGCTTATGGCCTCTTACCTGCTGTACAAGCACGTCCAGCTTCCGCTGCAATCGCTGATCGGCGGGTTAAAAAGGTTCCAAAACGGAGATTTCAGCGTGCGGCTGAAATCGTGGTTTCATAACGAGTTCGATTTTGTCGTCGTCCGGTTTAACGAGATGGCCGAGCAAATTCAGCACCTGATTGAAAACGTATACGAGGAGAAGAACCGTTCCCGGCTCGCTACGCTGAAGCAGTTGCAGGCGCAAATCAACCCGCATTTCCTGTACAACTGCCTTAACTTCGTCATCAGCTCGACCAACCTGGGGCGGAGCGATTCGGTCATCGCCATGGCCTACAACCTGAGCGATTATTATCGTTATATCACGCGCCTCGACGATCCGAATACGCGTCTTAAGGACGAGCTTGGACTCGTGAAAAATTATTTGGAGATCCATTTGCTGCGGCTTCAGCGGATTCGCTACGAGATCCGGATGCCGGAAGAGATGCTGGATATTCCGCTGCCGCGGCTGCTCATCCAACCGATCGTGGAAAATGCGATCGTGCACGGCCTGGAGCCGAAAATGGGCGGAGGCGACATCGTCATAAGCGGCGAACGCAGCGGAGAATACGTGCGCATCACGATAGAGGATAGCGGCGTCGGACTTTCCGGGGAACGGTTGAAGGAGATCAGGGAGCGGCTTGAAAGGCCGATGGATGAAACGACGGGCTGCGGATTATGGAACGTGGAGCAGCGTCTGAAGTACCGGTTTGGGGAAAGCGCCGGTCTGGAGCTGTCGCCCGCGAACGATACGGGAGGACTTCGCGTGACCATTTATTGGAGAGGAGAGTACGGATATGATGCGATTGCTGCTGGTGGATGACGAACCTGTCATTTTGGAGGATTTATCATTGTTTTTGAGCGGCTTGCCGGATGTGGAGCGCGTTTATACGGCGGGCTCGGGGCAGGAAGCGGCCGAGCTGCTTGCGCAGTTCCCGGTCGACATCGTGGTGACGGATATTCGCATGCCGGGAATGTCGGGACTCGAGCTTTGCGAGCATGTCATACAAAACCATGCCGACAATGTGCTGTGCATCCTGCTGTCCGGCTACGCGGAATTCGAATATGCGCAGCAGGCGCTGAAAAATGGGGCGGCGGCATATTTGCTGAAGCCGGTGAAAAAAGACGAGCTGCTGCAAACGATCCGCCGGACGTGGGAATCGCTGCAGCAAAAACGCGAAGCTGCCGAATCCGGCCGGAAAGCTCAGGAGACGCTGCGCTCGCATTTGCTGCAGCTGAAAGCGTCGCTGCTGAGAGATTTGCTGAAAGGGAAGAAGCTGCCCCTAAAGACGCTGGAAGAGGAAACCGGGAAGCTGGGCATCCCTTTTGCGGCGGAGGAGGACGTGGCGGTGGTGATGCTGAGAATTGAGAACAGCTTTCTGGAATACGACGAACGCAGCATCTCCTTGTTCGAATACGCCATCGTCAATATTGCCGAGGAAGTGTTTCAGAAGCATTTCGAGGTGTGGGCATGCAAGGACGATAACCATTATTTGACCATGCTGCTCAAAATAAAAGCTCCTTCCGCGGAGGATTCCGCTGCAAGAAAGCTGCTGGAGCAGCTGATTCCCGAGCTGCAGCATTTTGTCACCTTCTATTTGCACGGAAAAATTTCGGTGATCACGAGCGGCTTCGAACCGTTTCCTCACGGAGTGGCCGAGCTTTACCAGCACGCGCTGGTCACGCTGAGGAGGCTGTCAGGCAGCGAGGAGGGGCATTTTATCCGTCTGTGGGACCAGCCTTCGCAAATGCCGCTGCGCCCTCTGCAGCGGCTGTACGAGCCCCCTGTGCTGCTGCAGCTTTTGGAGACGGGGCGCTGGCAGGATGCGTGCGAAAGATTGGATTATATTTTCGGAGAGTTAAACGGGAATGGAATGGATACCGCGGAATATATATCCGAGGTGTTCTACGCGCTCTCTAACGCCTATACCCGGATCGTTCATATGAACGGCCTGCAGTTGGCCGACGTCACCGAAGAGCCTGTGGTGCCGGCGAATGCCGCCGCGTTTCGCACGGTCAAGCAGCTGCGCGATTGGTCCCTGCACACGCTGCAGCGGATCAAAGACCGCGTGCTTGCGGGCAGTACGGAAAACCGGGGTTCTTTCGTTTTGCAAATCCATCAGTATATCGAACGGCATCTGGCCGAGGATGTGACGCTGCAGGCCATCAGCGAGCAGCTTCATCTGCACCCGGCGTACATTTCGGCGATGTACAAGCAGGAAACGGGCGAAAACTTAAGCGAGTACATTTACCGGTACCGGATGGAGAAAGCCGCATATTTGCTGAGAAACTCCAAGGCGAAGATCTATGAGATCGCCGCCGGGGTCGGATATCAATATACGCCGTATTTTACCAAATTGTTTAAAGGTTATTTCGGCTCGTCCCCACAAGAATACCGGGCCATGTCCGGCCGGGAGTGAGCTTGCGCATCTGCTTGAAATTGTCATCTATTTTCTTAAAAAATCATCCGTATTCGTGCGGACAGCCCTGTCCTATACTTTGGGTATCGGCAGAAACATATCGAAGAAAGAGGGGGCAATCAAGTGAACCGCATCATTTTGGATACGGATATCGGAACGGATTCCGACGACGCCGTCGCATTGTCGCTGGCGATCAGATCGCCGGAAATCAAACTTGAGGGAGTTACGACGGTTTACGGAAACGTTCACGTGCGGGCGGAAATCGCCAAAAAAATTATGGCTTTAAGCAGTGAGGAACAAGTGGAGGTTTATCCCGGAGTGGTGAGGCCCCTGCTGCATAACCGCGAAGTGTTTTGGGCGGGAATCGAAGGGGAAGGACTCGACATCGACGCCGGGAGTGCCGAAGAGACGAAACATGCCGTGGATTTTATCATCGAGACGATTATGAAAAATCCCGGCGAGATTACGCTGGTGACGATCGGGCCGCTGACCAACATCGCTGCGGCGATCATCCGCGAGCCGCGCATCGCGAAGAACGTCAAGGAAATCGTCATGATGGGCGGTGTGGTCCGGCTGTCCCACAACGCGGCGGAGCTTCCCCATATCGAGCATAACATCAAATGCGATCCGGAGGCGGCGTCCCTTGTGTTTTCCAGCGGCGCGCCGATCTTGATGGTCGGGCTTGACGTAACCCGGCAGGTGTCCATTACGCGAAAGGACAAGGATGAGCTGGCATTGTCCGGAACCCCGCTTGCCGTCACTTTGACCAAGCAAATCGAAGGGTATATGGATTACCGCAAACGGGATTTTACGTTCATGCACGATCCGCTCGCGGTAGCAACGCTGCTTGACCGCCGGCTCGTGAAAACGAGAAAAATGAACATTACGGTCGAATACGATCACAGGCACCCGACAGGGCAGACGATCGGCGAGCTGAGCGAAACCGGCAACGTGGAGGTTTGCCTGGAAGTGAACCGCGACGCCTTCCTGGACCTGCTCAAAGCAAGGGTATTTAATTAACCAATACAAAAAATACAAGAGCGTGTTCAAATAGAGAGCGAAACCGCGAACATCCTATTTGATAATGCTCTTTAGGGGGAACCTTCCGATGAAAAAAATGAAATGGATCGCCGTGTGTGCCGGCATATCCCTTCTGGCCGCAGGATGCTCCGCCAAACCGGAGGCTCAGCCGCAGCCAGCCGCCAAACCGTCCGACAATGCAGCGCCTGTCGAAATCACGTATTTGGCCAACTCCAGCTGGGAAAAGCCGATTAAAAAAGTGGTCGATGCGTTCGAAAAGGAAAATCCGAACATCAAGGTGAATCTGCAGCTCAGCCCGACGACCAAGCTGACCGAGACGATCGAAATCAAGCTGGCGTCCAAAGCCCAGGATCTGGACGTCATCTCCGTCGACGTGCCTTTGACGATGGGTTATGCGCTGAAAGGTTATCTCGAACCGCTCGACGCTTTGCTCGGAGCCGATGCGAAGTCGAAATGGATTCCTTCGGCGACGGAAGCCGGATCT
The window above is part of the Paenibacillus hamazuiensis genome. Proteins encoded here:
- a CDS encoding nucleoside hydrolase, whose translation is MNRIILDTDIGTDSDDAVALSLAIRSPEIKLEGVTTVYGNVHVRAEIAKKIMALSSEEQVEVYPGVVRPLLHNREVFWAGIEGEGLDIDAGSAEETKHAVDFIIETIMKNPGEITLVTIGPLTNIAAAIIREPRIAKNVKEIVMMGGVVRLSHNAAELPHIEHNIKCDPEAASLVFSSGAPILMVGLDVTRQVSITRKDKDELALSGTPLAVTLTKQIEGYMDYRKRDFTFMHDPLAVATLLDRRLVKTRKMNITVEYDHRHPTGQTIGELSETGNVEVCLEVNRDAFLDLLKARVFN
- the thyA gene encoding thymidylate synthase; its protein translation is MRAYLDLLQDILDHGVQKEDRTGTGTLSVFGRQMRVDLAQGFPLLTTKKLHVRSIFHELLWFLSGDTNINYLKENDVTIWDEWADEDGNLGRVYGAQWRTWPTPDGRTIDQISQVIEQIRKNPDSRRHLVSAWNVAELGQMALPPCHYAFQFYVANGKLSCMFQMRSVDTFLGLPFNLASYALLTHMVAEQCDLGVGDLVWTGGDVHLYLNHLEQAKRQLAREPYPLPRLVIKRKPASIFDYKYDDFEIVDYKHHKGIIAPISV
- a CDS encoding response regulator, which gives rise to MMRLLLVDDEPVILEDLSLFLSGLPDVERVYTAGSGQEAAELLAQFPVDIVVTDIRMPGMSGLELCEHVIQNHADNVLCILLSGYAEFEYAQQALKNGAAAYLLKPVKKDELLQTIRRTWESLQQKREAAESGRKAQETLRSHLLQLKASLLRDLLKGKKLPLKTLEEETGKLGIPFAAEEDVAVVMLRIENSFLEYDERSISLFEYAIVNIAEEVFQKHFEVWACKDDNHYLTMLLKIKAPSAEDSAARKLLEQLIPELQHFVTFYLHGKISVITSGFEPFPHGVAELYQHALVTLRRLSGSEEGHFIRLWDQPSQMPLRPLQRLYEPPVLLQLLETGRWQDACERLDYIFGELNGNGMDTAEYISEVFYALSNAYTRIVHMNGLQLADVTEEPVVPANAAAFRTVKQLRDWSLHTLQRIKDRVLAGSTENRGSFVLQIHQYIERHLAEDVTLQAISEQLHLHPAYISAMYKQETGENLSEYIYRYRMEKAAYLLRNSKAKIYEIAAGVGYQYTPYFTKLFKGYFGSSPQEYRAMSGRE
- a CDS encoding sensor histidine kinase; amino-acid sequence: MKFQKNIFTKMNAVILIFLIPVLLLYGLSNQASVQVVEANLQKENMNQLEFFRKQIDAMALSLAMNASTLTRDPTVIGLENIMLTGDRQKMYQTESTVQEKLTLQSSASSWNNEITLYFPTERKTVSTLYRQVPYDEKQLDRDTRKSGWIYRSDPDRPDMSSFVYYAGGPISDNGRLEQSVVVVELAFYEQNITSLLDQLKTGSKGDPFMVDGQGHFSYNRSSDRDKTNEVAAALYKQPHQDKGSFNAEIAGKTFLVNYVYSQALGFYIVDYTPMEQILSPITAIRNWFYCCIALLLVVGLMASYLLYKHVQLPLQSLIGGLKRFQNGDFSVRLKSWFHNEFDFVVVRFNEMAEQIQHLIENVYEEKNRSRLATLKQLQAQINPHFLYNCLNFVISSTNLGRSDSVIAMAYNLSDYYRYITRLDDPNTRLKDELGLVKNYLEIHLLRLQRIRYEIRMPEEMLDIPLPRLLIQPIVENAIVHGLEPKMGGGDIVISGERSGEYVRITIEDSGVGLSGERLKEIRERLERPMDETTGCGLWNVEQRLKYRFGESAGLELSPANDTGGLRVTIYWRGEYGYDAIAAGG
- a CDS encoding dihydrofolate reductase — protein: MSIHFLLAMDENRAIGLNNQLPWRLPADLAYVKKLTMGHTLLMGRKTYESIGKPLPGRKNVVMTQRTDYRPEGCEVVHSVEEALERYRNDELFIFGGAEIFKLFLPYAERMYITEIAHRFEADTWFPEVDMSEWKEVSRTEGVVDEKNKYPHAFVVYERQNKE